The Pristiophorus japonicus isolate sPriJap1 chromosome 2, sPriJap1.hap1, whole genome shotgun sequence DNA segment GGCTACAGAGAGACCGTTTCCACttatgaggaagagcataactagaggccatcaatacaagatagtcaccaagaaatccaataaggaattcagaagaaacttctttacccagagagtagtgagaatgtggaactcactaccgcagggaatggttgaagcaaatagtatagatgcatttaaggggaggctagacaagcatgagggagaagggaatagagggttacacggatagatttagatgagtaaaGTCGGGATaagtcgagtggagcataaatgccggcatggactgattgggccaaatggcctgttttggtgccatatatcctatgcaaTGTAATTACCGGCACCTGCTGTCCCAAAATACATTAAAATAAATGTTGAAAAAAAGCACCCAAACACCACGAGTTTACTGAAGATGTCATGAGTTGGGGCTgaaaaaagtgtgtgtgtgtgggggggggggaaaaagaggagagagagaaattcAGATGGCTGATGTCACACCAGCAGTTCACAATCAAGAGATCCCATCTTCAGAATTCTCGTTCAACCTGGACCCCTCCATCTGGCACCTCGATCTTTTCATTGGAAACTGCTGGCGTGACATCAGCCGTCTGAATTTCTctacccaaccccccccaccttttcAGGCCCAATTTATGACAGTCAGTAAacttgctgacaagggtggcattgttcatgtgatttttttttttaaacatttatttttatGTCCTCCCCTCCTATCTGCCTCCTGCTATAGCACCAAATTGACCAAAaccaagtcacaaatggcatcttcTGTGATTGTGGTGTTTTATCCCTCCTCGCAGCCTTTGACAGTCAACCACACCCCCTCTCTCCATTTTCCAGCTCTCACCTATCTACCACAACATAAGCATCTCTAGAAATAGCTTTATTTGCCAGTTATCTTCCCTCAGCTCTTCACTGCCCCATATCATCTGAAGACATGGGGTTGCTTCCACACGTACGCTGACAATAATCAACTTTACCACTCCACAAACACTCTTGACTCCTCCATTTTGTTAAACTGCTTGCCCAACATCCAatcttgtaacctcctccagccatacaaaccCACCACCCAAAAAATCAAAATTCTTCTGACTCTAGCATCTTGTGCATCCCCCTCCCATTTTGATCAACCCAGCTTGTTTGGCTTGGCgttgcatcttgggacattttccttCTTTAAAAAGACAAACAGTAAATTGCCGAGTCTGGGAATTGAAATACACAGCAAGTGTACTTCATGGacagtggaagttgggacattcaaAGCTGTTGGGTCGTCCTATCATTCTTCACATCCACTGAAAGGCAGCAATAAAAACCGGGTGCAGTAAAATCCGTGGAGTTCAAATCTGCAAACATTATGCTGAATTTAAGAGTGCAATCCTCTGGTCCTTCCTAATCTATTCAGTTGAAACAACTGGTCCACACATACACAATCtactcccttcattatcttataaactgtAATCATCACACCCAAGCCCACGTTTCTGTACAGAGTAGCATCCCAGCTCTTTGATGCTATCTGGGTAACTAGCTGGTATAGGTCGATTGCCCACATCCTACTAGTCCACTCCAGCATTCAAAAAGGATCCCGATTCTCGCTCAATGTGGACCATTTAATCTCTGGGGACTCGTTCTGCGCAGTGCAGTTCTGCTCACCCCATTATCACAAGGTGTGGAAAGGGGAAATAAAAGATTGACTGGAATAAGATATAGTTGTGAAGACTTGAAAATTTGGGGCTTTAACTAATTGCCAACAGAGAAATTCTTTCACTCAAGAGTTGCTGGGCTCTGGAACGCTCCACTTGAAAAGGtggtgattccataaataattttaaaagcgaGTTATACAGAgactggaggatgaggaacttacagggttactgaCAAAAGCAGCAGTGTAGGACTAAGCACaacttcaaagagccagcacagacaagaAAGgtttaatggcctccttctgtgttgtaagtttGAGTTACAGTACAGGGTCGAGAATCTGGAAGCCTCGGGACCaattctgtgtatttccggactttggaatgtcTTTATGACGTCCCGAATCTGTAAACGCCAGAGCCTAGGTTCatatatttccagatttcggaatgtctttccaACATAGAGTCTGGAAACACCTAGGCCAAGATTGGTAGGGGAGGGTCGAGCAGTGGCAGCCGGCCTGAGGCAGGGACATATTCAGCAGCGGCCAGAGTCCGGCTTCCGGAATATTTTCCAGATGACCCCGCCACTGTACAGATTCCTGAACTCCAGATTCTCGGCACTGTACTTGAGCCACTGACATACAGGAGCCACCCAGAGTACAGAGGAAAACAAAGACTGATCCTCAGTCAGGAGGAAAAACTAGATAAGCTGCAGTTCTTTGGCATGGCTAAGACATCGGAGGGGCATCTTTTATTGAGATAAAAATACTTAATGGGATAGAACAGGACAAAAGCATCAAAGTTGTTAAGGGCATTGATGAGTAACTCTTTACACAAAGGGTGATCAGCAGTCAAAACTGGTTGCCTGTCAAGACCTGGACACAGGACAGTTAAATTAACAGACAAATGTTGGAATGGATAGATGGTATTTTGAAACCATGAAATCACAGGATATACAGGTTTATAATGCATTTTAACAGACACGTGTATTCAAACATCCCCCCGTGTGTACCAAAACAGAATCCATGGTGTAATCAAAATGGAAGTTATATGTAATAAGCAGTACATAAAACTCAGAACCAGCGTCCAACATCCAACATCCGAAAACAGTACTGCAACTCACAACCTGTGCTGAAGTGACTTCAAGTTCAAACTGCCCAATTCCAAACTCTCACTCGCACAAAAAAAGCCGACTGGCAAGAGCAAGTTTCTATATATCTAGTATTTGTATTTCAATTTTACTTCACAGAAAAGCAATTCACTGAAGGTAGTATTAAAACATGTCAGAACATAGCGTGTTTGTCTAGATTACTTACAACTTGTTGACAATCTCCTTGAGGTCATTGGTTTGTACTTCACGAGTCATGATCTCTACCATCTTCTTGCGGATTGTGCGGACCTGTTGGTGTTGAGCGTAGGAGGTTTTACGAATCTGATTGTTGCGCTTCTTAGTGAATCCTACACAAAAGAGGCGCAGCAGGTATCCATCTGTGGTTTTGACATCAATATGGGCTTCAATCATGGTCTACAATTGGAATAATTAAAAAGGTAATTTCATCAGTACAATTTATATTACTAATTTGTCAGATTAACAGAACCATAGAACAATACTGCCTATATTCCTGgtaggactgaaagccgataaatcctctggacctgatggcctacatcctacggTTTTGAATGAGGTGgctatatagtggatgcattggttgtcatcttccaaaattccattgattcgagaaaggttcccatggattggaaggtaacaaatgtaaccctgctattaaaggagagagaaaatgggcaactacagaccagttaactacattagtagagaaaatgctagaatctattatggacgtggtaacagagcacttagaaaataataggattggacagtcaacatggatttatgaaagggaaatgtttGACAAAAATAGTTTTTTTCAAGTTTTAATAGCAGAATagctaaggaggaaccagtggatgtggtgtatttggattttcagaaggcattcgttaaggtgccacatgagaggttattaaacaaaattagggctcattggATTAGgtgtaatatactaacatggattgaggattggttaacagacaaaaaACAGTAGCAATAAAGgggccattttcgggttggcagactgtaactagtggggtatcgcaaggatcagtgcttgggcctcaactatgcacaatctagatcaatgatttagatgaggggaccaaaagtaataaatccaggtttgctgatgatacaaagttagatggaaatgcaagttgtgaggaggatgcacagACACTTCAAGGGGAGAAAGACAGGCTAAATAAGtgtcaagaacatggcaaattgaatataatgtggagaaatgtgaagttatccactttggtagggaaaatagaaaagTATTTTTTAAGCGGTGCaagtttgggaaatgttggtattcagagggacctgggtgtccttgtacacaaatcactgaaggttaattgcttgctgtacctacctgcatgttaagaaagcaaatggtatgttggcctttattacaagaggattagagtacaagagtaaagataacTGTCTGCAATCACATGTGGTCTCACATCAGGACCCTATCTGGAGgattgcacacagttttggtcgtcttaccCAAAGAACAATATacttgctgtagagggagtgcagcgaaggtttactagactgattcctgggattggggggggggggggggaggaaattaaATTAttgcagggattgacagggtagaagcaggaAAGATGGCATCactggctgcagagtctagaaccagaggtcactgtctcagaataaggaaccAAGATGAGAAatttcatgaatctttggaattctctaccccagagtgcggtGGAGGCTCAAtcatggagtatattcaagacagagattaatagatttattgaatattaagggaattaagggatatggggatagcgcagcAAAGTGGAgtcaaggtagaagatcagccatgatcttaaatgaatggcagagcaggctcgaggggccaaatggcctactcctgctcctaattcttagattcttataacagtgactacacttcaaagcgtAGCTGTAAAAAGCTTCAGGAGGTTGTTTTTTATTATATACGCACACATATAAACACCAAGCCTTCTGTCATTTCTAAGCTTAAACAGCAGTCTGAATTCAGTTGGCTGATGTAAGATAGGTCAATAGCAGAGGCAGAGTTGTGCTCAGTGTCACTAAGGTTGGGGAGAGTTATGAAAGTAAAAACAATGaaatactattgaagtgtagtcacagttgcaaTGTAAGCAACCAATTGCTACACACAAGGCCCTACAATCAGCAATGAAATGATCAGTTTTAGGCatcggctgagggataaatattggccaggagacttcAAATAGTGCcccggatcttttacgtccatcctgCAGACAGGGCCGCAGTTTAATGCACCCGTATAATGGCACCTCCCAGCAGTGGctcagtattgcattggagtgccaacctagattatacgttaagtctctggagtggggatctATGACCTGCTGAATAAGGCGAGGGGGCTATCACGGACCCAAGAAAACAAAAATTATATCATCCAGGATTCTCTCTGGAAGATACATACACAGACAGTGATGTGTTTGGATGAAATAGCCACCCACCCGACATTCACTTTCGGTTCAAATGAAGACAGGGTTAAGGATGAGGGAGACTAACCGTGTCGCAGCATTACAAGGCCTTCAGGAGAGGCAGGAGaaagggaagagaggaggaggaataAAACTCTTCAGGTTGGAAGTACATGACAGATGAAAAGTTCAGGAACAAGCCAAATTCGGCAAACATCAAATTTGTCCCATACTAATTTAACATTTTAATGGGACTGAACACATTAGCAAAATGCAGACGATTCAGTTACTGAAACAGTTGCTTTGGACCTtgtagtggtttcacattaattacACCACATGACTGAATTCATTTAGCAGAAGTGGCACAAAAGGCAAACTGAAATTCACAATTCTAATCCTGGACACCCCAATTTATAATCTTACCTGCCATTTTTTGACCATAGAGCACATCTTATCACGCGTTAAGTCCATGCCATGAAAGTTGGTCAGACAGTTTTTGCCCTGAACGTCCTCCACGATTAGCTTAAATTTGCGGAAGGCCACTTCATCGTTCTGCAAATCAGCAAGACTCACTTCAAACACACGGCCTTTCAAGCCTTCTGAGGCGATCTCTGCATGATAGTTGAGAAAACAAGGCACATTAACACGTTGGAAAATACAGACTCAAATCATCTACCTGGTGCAACCAGTTTTACAAAAATAATTTTTCATGAGATGCATATGGAAACATCAGGATAGACTCAATTGTTGAGTCATCTAGGGCCAAAACGAGATTATATTCTCATTTAATACATACAAACAATTCACTGCTCAGCAGGGACCCATAAGATTGCACTACAGTGACACCACTTCAACAGTAGTTCACTAGTTATGAAGATCTTTGGGATTGGAAGACATGAGGTGCTATTTATAATTTTTTTTGTTTTACATATCACCCTCCCATCCACAAAGTTCTCAGCTCTTACTTTGAAGAATGAGGTtatctcatcaaaacatataaaattcttcaagggcttgacaggatggatgctgggaggatgtttcgcctggctggggaatctagaacatggggtcaggctcagaataagggatcagccatttaggactgagatgaggagaaatttcttcactcaaagggttacgaatctttggaatgctctacctcagagctgtggatactcagtcgttgtgtatattcaatacaaggaatcgagggatatggggatagtgaaaGAAGGTGACGTTGATGAAAAACATCAGGCACAATCTTATTAAAAATAGTTGTATATCAAAAATAGGTccagctcctattccttatgttcttacaaGCCCTAACTAATTAACCATATCTTTAGGATTATTTCAAAAATGAAGCCAGGCAAGTTAATATTTGTTCTAAAGGTTTAAATGTACCCAGGAGATTACGTAATTTCTGAAGGATTTCAATACTTACTAGTTCCCTGGGTCCTGGTAACCAAGGTTTTGCCCAGGTTCCTAATGTTAAACATCGCTGGAGCCTTAACATCGTACCAGTCCTTCTTGGAGAAGGGGTCCACGCTGTGAAGAGACGTTGAAATAAGATTTCAGACAAGTACTGGGATTCCAGCGCCCAGACTTCGAGTGCAACAGATTGGCAAATGAACAAAATCTTGCGCAAAATGCATTTGCTCCGTGAAAAACCCTCAAGTGTAGTTGCACCTGGCAGCCCACGTTCGCTCGGCTCCGAGGTCTAAAGCGGCCTGGACTTGGCCGGTTCGTTACATTTCGTTTTAGTTGTAGTTTTTTCCCCCTCCCCGGATACCTAACCGACTCAGTCGGCCTCTATTCCCAGGCTATAAACCAGGCCCGGCGGCCGCGGCTCTCTTCCTTTCCTTTCCCTCCCCGGACCCACTATCCGCTAAATATCAGCGCCATCCCGCTGAATTTCTCCAATATCGAGCGCTGCCCGTGCGGAGGAGAGTCAGTGAGAGGCTGCTCGCCCGATTTCGACGCACTTACATCTTCTTCTTGGCACCCTTTTTGCCTCCTTTGGTCAGTCTCTTATTTTTACCGACTGCCATGTTGCTAGCGGAGCTgggaagaggaagagaaggagaTCGCGCGAGACTTTTACTGGGCACGGGGTAAACTGCGGGAGATCGCGCGAGAACGGTTTACGTCACACAGGGATGGCCCATCCACTGAACAGGCGATCTGTCAGCGTGCGACATTACTGAACTCGCTGTGTGGGAACATTGCGGAGCACTGAGTACCGTGCTTTGTGTAGAAAAACCTTGTATTTGCATAACTTCAGAACATgcaaaagtgttttacagccattgACGTgtagttgtaatatagggaaaccaGCGGCctatttgagcacagcaagatcccacaacagcaatgagataaataaccagataatgccCCGAAATTCCAGGAGACTTGCACCACTTTAAATGATCTACGTTGTAGAATACTATATATGTTGCAAAAGAATGAGGAAATCTCCCATtttaaaacattcactccctccaccaccgggacaccttggctgcagtgtgtaccatctacaagatgcactacagcaacttgctAATGCTTCTTTGACAGTCCCTCCCAAACCCGTGAATTTTACTACATAGAaaaacaagggcagcaagtgcttgGGAACACGAGCACCTCCAAAtttcacaccatcctgatttggaaatatatcaccattccttcattgtcgctaggtcaaaatcctggaactccctcctgcgatagtaccttcaccacacggactgcagcggttcaagaaggcggctcaccaccaccttctcgagggcaatttgaGATGGGCACTAGCCTTGccactgatgcccacatcccgtgaatgaatttttaaaaattatggtATAAGGGCCATGTCATTACTTATGCCATGCTATAATTTCCTGGGACTATGACACCACTCCTCTGTTACTCTTGCCCAAATTTAAGTTATTTATTATAGCTCCCCCCCATTAAAATTATGAATTTTCTGGATTAGCACCAGTTTTCACATTGTTGCCTGTTAGACTGAAGTGGCATTCAGTCGTGGATGAGcaacaatttcctccaattaaacattgggaaagctgaagccattgtctttggcccttgCCACAAACACCATTCCCTGGCCACCGTTCCCATCCCCCTCCTTGgctactgtctcaggctgaaccacactATTCGCAAACTCACTGTCCTATCTGATCCTAAGCTGagattccaaccccatatcctctccatcacaaaaattgactatttccacctccataatatcatagaatgatagaaacttacagcaccaaAGGATGTGTCCTGTCATgcttgtgttggctctttgaaagagcagtcgtacttagtcccatttccctgcattttgtccataaccctgtaagttcctcatcctcaagtacttgTACAAATCGTTTTAAAAATTAATAATAGAATCAGCTTCAGGTacgacattccagatcccgacaattctctgagtgaaatttttaaaaatctcccctctagatcttttaccaatgattttaaatctatgacctgtggttattgacccactcaccagaatcacagaaatgtacggcacagaaggagctatccagcctttccagctcttggtccgcagccctgtaggttacggcacttcgagtgcatatccaagtactttttaaatgcaatgtggGTTTCTGCATCTCCAACTCTTACATGCtgcgagttccagaaccccaccatcctctgggtgaaaataggtctcctcaactcccctctaatcctactaccaattcctttaaatatatgcctccctggttattgaccactctgctaagggaaatagattcttcctatccactctatctaggcccctcataattttatacatctcaattcagtctcccctcatcctcctctgttccaaagaaaccaaccccagcctatccaatcttttctcgtaACTAAAATGTTTCTCCTATACACACTTATACTGTGTAAAATAAGATAGCAGTACAATCACAGATTCAATTATAATTGTATCTGTGACAGTATTTTGAATTGTGTAAAACGATTGGTGGTTACAGGTCTCTAACTGGTATGGATAGAAGCAATTTGAGGTGATTAATTAAGAGTGTCATTAAATATTAAAGTGTAATAGTGCATTGATACTGTTGGTATCCtacatcctacatggctactgttggtactatcacaaggtgtgccaccagagggcacagcagtgggagacttgtaagttacttgtacaggtgtgcctggcctagtataaaaggcaggccgccaggtgtgatcctcactctggaattaacacataaaggactaaggtcactacagttcaagtacaacacattgcctcgtggagtcattattagagcatctaaggacacaacaattggcgacgagattacgaactttcatgcaaaaatggctacccttggtacgttgcagcagttcgccgatggtgatgattgggacacctttgtggagaggctcgaacatttcttcacagcaaacgacctggcag contains these protein-coding regions:
- the rps3a gene encoding small ribosomal subunit protein eS1 encodes the protein MAVGKNKRLTKGGKKGAKKKIVDPFSKKDWYDVKAPAMFNIRNLGKTLVTRTQGTKIASEGLKGRVFEVSLADLQNDEVAFRKFKLIVEDVQGKNCLTNFHGMDLTRDKMCSMVKKWQTMIEAHIDVKTTDGYLLRLFCVGFTKKRNNQIRKTSYAQHQQVRTIRKKMVEIMTREVQTNDLKEIVNKLIPDSIGKDIEKACQSIYPLHDVYVRKVKMLKKPKFELGKLMELHGEGGSGSSKPSGEETGAKVDRADGYEPPVQETV